A window of the Pogona vitticeps strain Pit_001003342236 chromosome 4, PviZW2.1, whole genome shotgun sequence genome harbors these coding sequences:
- the PALMD gene encoding palmdelphin — translation MEEAELLKERLQAITDKRRLQEEITQKRHTVEEEKLKHQHLKKKALREKWLLDGLNTFTPKEREEMQNQNQEDQQQMNELEENILRLEKEIEDLEKKELTISAKEKAILKKLKSVERTTEDIIKSVKVERIETRQEPADYIYANIPDLPKSFRPSALKRTRHLETENDEENRKALFAMEIKVEKDMKTGESTVLSTIPLPSEEFTGAGVKVYDDGRKSIYAVCANGSIKNSEPDGLAPVEVEDLLRQATEKQSKSPTEYHEPVYANEFCRPATPLKDKVAHGPIGDKGAIQTQVNSHDVFYNEPAHNKGKPQQTEGNGLDISQSRQQNSHSPVLQQTERSPQLSPQNKMAPNVQREVIQEVVEPHQKMRENQQDLISRNSLDTHQSPSPVMIKSDEDSSYSVVHAVPCYVDDTEPVTMIFMGYQHVDDEELNKAVCGYDGLIHAELVVIDDDGEEEDTKEDTKAEMPLYHPVGPYSQIYQPPNPAGAVTQANSSKTDSDNINKSPYKNSISLKEQEESLSCSTYNGQLDSQLAGDGTEDPSLTALRMRMAKLGKKVI, via the exons ATGGAAGAAGCCGAACTGTTGAAGGAACGATTGCAGGCCATCACA gacaAGAGGAGGCTGCAAGAGGAAATCACACAGAAACGCCACAcagtagaagaagaaaaactaaaaCATCAGCACTTGAAG AAAAAAGCTCTGCGTGAGAAATGGCTCTTGGATGGATTAAACACGTTTACTCCAAAAGAACGAGAAGAAATGCAAAATCAGAACCAAGAGGATCAACAACAAATGAATGAGCTGGAGGAAAATATCCTCAG ACTCGAGAAAGAAATTGAGGATCTTGAGAAAAAAGAACTGACCATTTCAGCTAAAGAGAAGGCCATCCTGAAGAAGCTTAAATCAGTTGAAAGGACCACAGAAGATATTATAAAG tctGTGAAGGTGGAAAGAATAGAGACTAGACAAG AGCCAGCTGACTACATATACGCCAACATACCTGACCTTCCAAAATCTTTCAGACCTTCTGCACTTAAAAGGACAAGGCATCTCGAAACAGAGAATGATGAAGAAAACCGGAAAG CCCTGTTTGCTATGGAAATTAAAGTTGAAAAAGACATGAAGACTGGAGAAAGCACAGTTTTGTCAACAATTCCACTTCCTTCGGAGGAATTTACAGGCGCAGGAGTGAAAGTGTATGATGATGGCAGAAAATCTATCTACGCGGTGTGTGCCAACGGAAGCATAAAAAACAGCGAGCCCGATGGTCTTGCACCTGTTGAAGTAGAAGATCTTTTAAGGCAAGCAACCGAAAAACAGTCCAAGTCTCCCACTGAATATCACGAGCCAGTGTACGCAAACGAGTTTTGCAGACCGGCAACTCCCCTGAAGGATAAGGTGGCCCATGGGCCAATTGGAGACAAAGGTGCTATTCAAACTCAAGTTAATAGCCACGATGTTTTTTACAATGAACCTGCCCATAATAAAGGCAAACCTCAACAAACAGAGGGAAATGGTCTAGATATTTCTCAGAGCCGTCAGCAGAATTCTCACTCACCAGTTCTTCAACAGACAGAAAGGTCTCCACAATTAAGTCCCCAAAATAAGATGGCACCTAATGTACAAAGAGAAGTTATACAAGAGGTTGTTGAACCACATCAAAAGATGAGAGAGAACCAGCAAGATCTAATATCCAGAAACTCCCTAGACACTCATCAAAGTCCTTCTCCTGTGATGATAAAAAGTGATGAAGACTCCAGTTATAGTGTGGTCCATGCTGTGCCATGTTATGTGGATGATACCGAACCTGTTACAATGATTTTTATGGGATATCAGCATGTGGATGATGAAGAACTGAATAAAGCTGTATGTGGGTACGATGGGCTTATTCATGCAGAACTTGTTGTCATTGATGACGATGGAGAAGAAGAGGACACCAAAGAAGACACCAAAGCTGAAATGCCTTTGTATCACCCAGTGGGTCCTTATAGCCAAATCTACCAACCTCCCAACCCAGCAGGTGCAGTAACACAGGCAAACTCTAGCAAAACTGACAGTGACAATATAAACAAGTCACCCTACAAAAATTCCATATCACTCAAGGAACAAGAAGAAAGTCTGAGCTGTTCTACCTACAATGGCCAACTTGACAGCCAGTTAGCAGGTGATGGAACTGAAGATCCTTCCTTAacag CTCTAAGAATGAGAATGGCAAAACTGGGGAAAAAGGTAATTTAA